One genomic region from Xyrauchen texanus isolate HMW12.3.18 chromosome 16, RBS_HiC_50CHRs, whole genome shotgun sequence encodes:
- the LOC127656551 gene encoding stathmin-4-like isoform X2, which produces MTLAAYREKMKELPLVSLFCSCILPEPREKTTKKTQDVVDLNLGIIKDMEVIEINKRSSGQAFEVILRPPSFDGQREFHPTFPPRRDPSLEEIQKKLDAADERRKCQESELLKHLAEKREHEREVVKKAIEEHNNFIKMAKEKLDQRMEMNKENREAHITAMLERLQEKDKHAEEVP; this is translated from the exons ATGACTCTTGCAG cgTACAGAGAGAAGATGAAGGAGCTCCCCCTAGTGTCTCTGTTCTGCTCCTGCATTTTGCCAGAACCGCGGGAAAAGACCACAAAGAAAACACAAG ATGTAGTGGATCTCAACCTGGGCATTATTAAAGACATGGAGGTCATTGAGATAAACAAGCGATCATCTGGTCAGGCCTTTGAGGTCATCCTCAGACCACCATCCTTTGACGGTCAGAGAGAGTTTCATCCCACCTTCCCACCACGCAGGGACCCCTCGTTGGAAGAGATCCAGAAAAAACTAGATGCAGCTGATGAGAGAAGAAAG TGTCAAGAATCTGAGCTTCTGAAGCACTTGGCTGAGAAGAGAGAACATGAACGGGAGGTGGTCAAGAAAGCCATAGAGGAGCACAACAACTTCATCAAGATGGCCAAAGAAAAGCTGGATCAAAGAATGGAGATGAACAAAGAGAACAGGGAGGCCCACATCACCGCCATGTTAGAGCGTCTCCAGGAGAAG